The Scyliorhinus canicula chromosome 17, sScyCan1.1, whole genome shotgun sequence DNA window GCCAACACAACCAGCAACCACAATTCAGTACCAGCAACTTTTGAGGCACAAAGTGAAGAATTAATAAGGCAACAATTGTAATATAAGAAAATTTGTGCATATTGGAATTTGAAATATGAGCAAGCTGACATTGTGCACTGTTCTTTCGATATTATATATACATCCTGAAAATAAGTATATAAATGTGTTTTGTTTGGCTTGGTGCTCTGGTTGATCTGAACCTTTTTCTAATAAAATTATTAATAATTTTCCGCtaactcttaattttttttgcatATTGTCACTCCTCATAAGGGAACTGTTTGAATTCAATATTTTAACTTTTGTACCATTGAATTGCAGCATAGTTCCACTTTCTTGCGCTGAAAATGAATGTGCCAATTCTGTTAAATGTAATGGAGGGAAGTGCACTGCCAGAGGCATGCCTAGAATGCCAACAACCATTCTTGTTGAAACGTAAACTCTTTTTGGATACAGTCTTGTTTATACTTTGTGCTTTGACTCTTAAGAAATCGGCATGTACATTTGCCTATAATTCTGATTGGCAAAAGGCGCATTTTCTTAGATTATTGTGCATTCAAAAACCCCCAAGAAGCTGGAAActgttcaggacaaagcagcccacttaccaccctatccaccacctttAAACATGAATTCACTCCATCACTGATGGATGGTGGCAGCAATGTGTGCCATAAAAATACAGCAGAAATTTATCAATTTATCCTTTCTTCTACCCTTGAATATAATTGTACGGCAAAATGAATGCATTTTTGAAAGATAAAAGATGTTTGACAGGATTGTCTGATGTGGCACCTCACTTTGTGttatgaacatggagatcaaAAATAGGCATGAGTGATTGGGTACATTGGCCAACAACtttgttttacaagttttggCCAAATCCTGAGGAGAATACAACAGCATGGagtaattattttatttaaattccaGCAAGATGACCTGCTGATTTTGGAGAAATTAATTAAGTCAATTTGCTATCTGTCAAATTCTTAGATAGAAAATACTTCCATAagggtaaaaaaaaaacagccttcggttttattattattatcatcattaaattccctgcattctttggcAACTATTGTAGGATACTCCTGGCTAGGTAATGAGTACTGGCTTCTGTATAATATTCTGAAGGAGTTAAACTGAAATTTATCAAAATATCAGAGAATTGTAGAAAATATCACTGCATTTTATAAAAAGAGAAATTCTATGGCTTGTAGCTGTCTGCCTATGATGATGTCGATGAAGAAAATCTGAACGACCCATTTCTGAATGCAATCTATGCGAATGATATATTCAGCtacatgaaggagagagaggtaaGCAATCTATTACTTTTGGAAGCTTCCTGCTTACTTCAGCATTGGCAGGATCTTGTACATTTTGAAACGGAATTGTTGGATGTTGCAGGCAATCTGTTTAATTCGCCACACTGTTGTTACATATCGCCCCCTCACATTTTTCTACCTAGTGCTGTGCATTTGTAATCTAATATTGAAGAATTCTAAATGGTTAAAGCGTTCAGTAGCAGCTGCACAAAAGTAATAATGCCATTCACTGGTTTGTTGTCATGCAAATTAATTTTCAGTATAGGATAAACAATTgtatttttttatatattttaaaaacagttGGATAAATATCTGGCTTGAAATGCAATTATGGAACTATTGTTTGATGGGACTGGCAGTGACTGCTTCAGTGATGATAGAAAATTTGTCATCCTGAAAATCAAAAATGTAAGAATTAATCAATATTCTGTTACTTTGATTATTTTGCAGCACTTTTTTGTAGGCATTCGGATGGATTGCATAGGAGTCTGTGATAGAATTAAGTGTTAAAAGTCTGGTTTAAGGGGAGGGCTTGAAATGTCAGATTGATTTTTTAAGTTTGTGTTATCAGCTGCACGGGCATCTTTTGAGTGCGAAATCCATTATTTTTATCGAAGTTGAAAGGTGTAAACCAGAAAAATTCAGTTTTCAATTCTTTGCAGATGTGCTTCTGTGGGTTTTGTCTGGACTTCAACTGTTGAATAAGCAAAATATATTAACGTTTAGATACATTACAATCTACTCCATAACAATGTGATTCTTGGATCTGGCAGGAGAAATTTGTCCTGAAGGGTTATATGCAAAAGCAGCCTGACCTGAACATCGAGATGAGGGCAATCTTGGTAGACTGGATGGTTGAGGTACAGGTAAGCACAATATTCGCCTCGAGCTTCAGTTGGTTGCTTTTCAGTAGATGGTTTGTTTcggttctctctctcacacaaagtgGCTACTGCACGATGTACGATTCATGGTCAAGAGAGCTGGCACAAGACTGTGCAGTGGAGTATTGAGAGAAGTCTGAATGACTCCCAGTTCTTATCATTTTCCTACCCCCAATTTGATTAACTTGGAGGTGTGAATTATTTTTCCTCCCTTTTTAGAGCTTTTCTTGTAGAAGGACCGAGGGTGAAATTCAGGCACTCGCGCACCTTTTCATTCAGATCGAATTTGTATATTTCATGAGAATAAAACTGGAGGATTGAACTGATGGTAGAAATCGTATTACTGGCTTTTTTGCATGAAATATGACAAACTCAACATTTTTATTGTATGGGGTACCTGGTGGTACATTCAGGATGCCAATATTTTAGGGTTTCGGATGACTTTAGCTCAGGTTAGAAACCAAATATCAAATGATTTTACTGTAATACCAACATTCCAGATTATTTAAGAACCTACTAATGAGCAAATATATTGGTCATGTACTAAAATGGGTAATTTCTAGGTTTTTACTTTGACCGGAGACTCGTCTGCCCATCAACGCTGCTATAGATTTCCCACAACAACTGCAATTGACCTCCAGATCTGTCTATTCAGAATTTTCATTTGTGGCATTAAAAGAAGAAGCCTTTGCAGACAATCCAGCCTTTTGCACCTGTTGTAACATATGATCTGTATCTTGATGCCTTTCACAGCCCTCTGTGACCTCCACGCTCTAAAACCCTCTGAGATTTAGGTGTTCCGCTTGCGCATCTGGGAATGACGTCAATCATTTCACAGACTAAgcactggaattccctctctcaaACCTTCTTCCTTAAAACCTACATTTATGGACTCTGCTTTTAGTATATCTCTTGGACTCTCACTGTTCCTAGCTTTTCACGCCATGCTGGGTGTGGCCTTCTTGTGATAAATAACATGTAACGTTCACATACCTAAATTCATTGGTCTCAAtgtattattttattttcaaaaggaaaattTTGAGCTGAATCATGAGACTCTGTACCTGGCAGTGAAGCTAGTGGATCATTACCTGGCAATGACTGTGTGTATGAGAGAAACACTGCAACTTCTGGGCTCTACTGCATTCCTCATTGCTGCTAAATTTGACGTAAGCAATTTTAGCAATTTGTATATGAATTGAATTTTTTGGCCTCCTCTCTTCACCCTCTAAACCTGAACTTATCTAAAATTCTGCTGCCTGTATCCGAACTTGTACTAGGTCCAGTTCACCCATCACTACTTCATGGCCGTATAtcccttttagaacatagaacagtacagcacagaacaggcccttcggccctcaatgttgtgccgagccatgatcaccctactcaaacccacgtatccaccctatacccgtaacccaacaacccccccttaaccttactttttgtaggacactacgggcaatttagcatggccaatccacctaacccgcacatctttggactgtgggaggaatccggagcacccggaggaaacccacgcacacagggggaggacgtgcagactccacacagacagtgacccagccgggaatcgaacctgggaccctggagctgtgaagcatttatgctaaccaccatgctaccctgctgccccttttatcTCCATACATTTCTCCAGCCCTACAGCATTCTGAAAATGTTGCATTCCTCCAACGCTGGCTCTTGGACATTTCTCGCTTTATTTACCCCCACCATTGGCACCTCTATGTTCAACAATGTAGACCTTGAGCACTGCCCTCCCTGTAATCTCTCCTGCCTCCTCCTTTTTaaggtgctccttaaaacctaatgTTTCTTTATTAGGCTAAGCGCCAATATTTCTCAATTATGCTCCTATAAATAGTCTTGCTATAGAACAGTCcttgggaaggaaggagagattcATTATAGGATTGGCATGTGCTCTCACCTGAGGGGTACCTGGCACAATGAGTAAGGACCCTTTGTTTTTATTAGGTAGTGTGCTAACTtctagtacagtaagaagtcttacaacaccggttaaagttcaacaggtttgtttggaatcgctAGCTTTAGGAGCatggctccttcatcaggacaccccagtccaacaccggcctCTCCACATTAACCTCTGGTATAGCATCAGAATGAAAAGCAACCTTGCGAAAAAGTTAACTTTTTATAAAAGAGCAACTTTATTATACTTGAGGACAACAACTATCATTCAATCTGTTAAAATGGCAGCATAGTGCCAGGCATTAAACTGTCAGATTCTAATTCTCCAACCTACCCATTAGTTATGATCTTGGCTGCAGTATCCATTTTCGCTTCAGGCCACTATAATGTACCCATTTTGTGAGTAGTTTTGGTGCTGTAacatcgccatagtcccaggtgaccataggctgctttcctcttaagggggagagctgactgctggtgatttaacctaccCCTCTGGTGAGGGACAAGGTTAAGAAGGCACGTCTTCATGAGTAGGGAAAGATACATAACCAATAAAAGGTAATCAATCTAAACCCTTATTTGTACAATCTGTGTTGCTGGGCCAGAGACTATTATGGGGAAGTGGGCGTGGTGCCTTCAGTGTGGATTGGGCTGATACACGGTTGCCATTTCTAGGAGCGGTGCCCTCCGTGCGTGGATGATTTCTTGTACATCTGTGATGATGCCTACCAAAGAGAGGAACTGCTTTCAATGGAGATGAACATTCTCCGAACCCTAAAGTTTGACATCAATATTCCTGTGGCTTATCGCTTCTTGAGAAGATATGCAAAGgttggtcatttaaaaaaaatatattataaTTGGAACTAAACATTTTGTATCATTATACTCTCGTGTACTAATTGGTAAATATACTCAAAAGACCCCAAGCATATAATTTGtttttctccccttttttttcCTGAATGCACTGCACTTCTATTTCTGGGTATAGTTCTTTTGGTACCTTGTCCAAATGGGTAGTCTTTTTTTCTAGTTGCTCATTGAGACTATAATCATTCTGAGGCTATATGAATATCAGTCATATTGGGCTGAAAAATATAtggtttttaataatctttattgtcaccagtaggcttgcattaacactgcaatgaagtactgtgaaaagcctgtatTTACTGGTCGACACTGGGCTGTTTTTTATTTTCTATGGAATATTGAAAGCAGCATAACCTTCATCAGTAATCAGCTCAAAGCTACCAAGTTTTAGCCTCATGTTCCCACACTCGCCCCCTTTCCTCACCACCCTTTCAAAAGAAAAGACTGAGAATgaaattaaattattatttttgaacAGTAACCTAAGTAATTATTGTTACTTGGATGAGTTAATATATCTTGATGGGCAAAACAAATTGTATAAAAATGGAAACATATTCTCAACTGTCAAACTTAAACACAGACTTTCGAGAACCATCTCTAGGTTGACTTTGTCTCCCAGTTGATACACCTAAGATTGTAAAGGATTATTTGGAGACTACTATTATATGTCACACGTATGGGGGAAAAATGGGTTGAAGCGTTGAGTGTGACGAGAGACAGTTAACTCAATGGTGTGTTGGGTCATAAGCTGTTTTCTGCAGCAGTTGGAAATGTCAGTTTATTTTTCAGAGCACTCTCTTGCTAGACTAATACCTGTGTTTTTTTCTCAATCTGAATAACGTTTACAGTGTGCAAGAGCCAACCTCGAGACATTGACACTTGCCCGATACATCTGTGAGTTGACCTTGCAGGAATATGAGTTTATCTGGGAGAGTGCTTCCAAATTAGCAGCATCTTGCCTGCTCCTGGCCCTCAAGATGAAGGAACTTGGAGGATGGGTGAGTGTTAATTGCCAAATTGAAAGAGTGAACCTTTtttctggtttttttttttttctttcgctGGCTGGGCCG harbors:
- the ccnb3 gene encoding G2/mitotic-specific cyclin-B3, encoding MPQPTETKISQRGSFRKEPSVIEKDDGLYIKRSPSSPQGGPKKRSAFEDLTNAKQGQDLVSKKKGGKSVGKKTLKSTAGKETSKNDENNLKRTGPKDSQEQQDNAVEEKKPEKQDNAGEPKEPASPEEKIADVDKSVGIKLSAYDDVDEENLNDPFLNAIYANDIFSYMKEREEKFVLKGYMQKQPDLNIEMRAILVDWMVEVQENFELNHETLYLAVKLVDHYLAMTVCMRETLQLLGSTAFLIAAKFDERCPPCVDDFLYICDDAYQREELLSMEMNILRTLKFDINIPVAYRFLRRYAKCARANLETLTLARYICELTLQEYEFIWESASKLAASCLLLALKMKELGGWTPTLEHYTGYPVTDLHSLTRRLNLLLCSKPDEKMKAVRYKYAHNVFFEVAKIPPMDVLKLEEQLKLDT